The following are from one region of the Paenibacillus sabinae T27 genome:
- the rnmV gene encoding ribonuclease M5, translating to MIKELIVVEGKSDTAAVKRAVDADTIETGGSAVDRRVIAKIALAAERRGVIILTDPDHAGERIRKIVSSKVPGCKHAFIPEEEATLKGDIGVENASPEAIRHALKHVHTSFEGAPVLIGMDDLLAAGMIVHPHAAQRRMALGNALGIGYCNGKQLYKRLAMFGITPEEFGAAVRQIEQGGQS from the coding sequence ATGATTAAAGAATTGATTGTCGTCGAGGGCAAAAGCGATACCGCCGCCGTCAAAAGGGCGGTCGATGCCGACACGATCGAGACCGGAGGTTCGGCGGTGGACCGACGGGTCATCGCCAAGATCGCACTGGCGGCGGAGCGCCGGGGCGTCATTATTTTGACCGATCCGGATCATGCGGGGGAACGGATACGCAAGATTGTCTCGTCGAAGGTGCCGGGCTGCAAGCATGCTTTTATTCCGGAGGAGGAGGCCACTCTAAAAGGCGATATCGGCGTCGAGAACGCATCGCCGGAGGCGATCCGCCATGCGCTTAAGCATGTGCATACGTCCTTTGAAGGGGCACCGGTGCTGATAGGAATGGATGATCTTCTGGCTGCCGGGATGATTGTGCATCCCCATGCCGCGCAGCGGAGAATGGCGCTTGGGAATGCGCTGGGCATCGGTTACTGCAACGGCAAGCAATTGTACAAGCGGCTGGCGATGTTCGGCATTACGCCCGAAGAGTTCGGAGCTGCGGTGAGGCAAATCGAGCAGGGAGGTCAATCCTAA
- the rsmA gene encoding 16S rRNA (adenine(1518)-N(6)/adenine(1519)-N(6))-dimethyltransferase RsmA, whose product MSGREEISSPKRTKEIIAAHGFSFKKSLGQNFLIDQNILNKIVEAADLNEGTGALEIGPGIGALTERLAMSAGAVTAVEIDQRLIPILQDVLSSYSHVNIRHADVLKVDLHELFREDFSEVSKVSVVANLPYYVTTPILMKLLEERLPLSNIVVMIQKEVAERMAARPGGKDYGSLSIAVQYYSEPELICTVPHTVFIPQPNVESAVIRLKIRERPPVEVKDEKHFFDVVRASFTQRRKTISNNLKARFFPGEGREALEALLAEAGIEPSRRGETLSLAEYARLSDVLFDAGRV is encoded by the coding sequence ATGAGCGGCAGGGAAGAAATTTCATCCCCAAAAAGGACGAAGGAAATTATCGCGGCCCATGGATTTTCGTTCAAGAAGAGCCTCGGCCAGAATTTTCTCATCGACCAGAATATTTTAAATAAAATTGTAGAGGCGGCGGACCTGAATGAAGGCACGGGCGCTCTTGAGATCGGCCCCGGCATCGGCGCGTTGACCGAGCGTCTGGCGATGTCGGCGGGCGCCGTAACGGCTGTAGAGATCGACCAGCGTCTGATTCCGATTTTGCAGGATGTACTGTCCTCGTATTCCCATGTCAATATACGGCATGCCGATGTGCTTAAAGTCGATCTGCACGAATTGTTCAGAGAAGATTTCTCGGAAGTCAGCAAGGTCAGTGTGGTCGCCAATCTGCCTTACTATGTGACGACCCCGATTCTGATGAAGCTGCTGGAGGAAAGGTTGCCGCTCTCAAACATTGTCGTGATGATTCAAAAAGAGGTCGCCGAGCGGATGGCAGCTAGGCCGGGAGGCAAGGATTATGGCAGCCTGAGCATTGCCGTGCAGTATTACAGCGAGCCGGAGCTGATCTGCACGGTGCCGCACACGGTGTTTATTCCCCAGCCGAATGTGGAGTCGGCGGTGATCCGGCTGAAGATCAGGGAGCGTCCGCCTGTTGAGGTTAAGGACGAGAAGCACTTTTTTGATGTCGTTCGAGCCTCCTTTACGCAGCGGCGCAAGACCATATCCAATAATTTGAAAGCCCGCTTCTTTCCGGGTGAGGGAAGAGAGGCGCTGGAAGCGCTGCTGGCCGAGGCGGGAATTGAACCTTCGCGCCGAGGTGAGACGCTAAGCCTTGCGGAGTATGCGCGCCTTAGCGACGTCCTGTTTGATGCAGGCCGCGTGTAG
- the yabG gene encoding sporulation peptidase YabG: MNVGDLVVRRSYGGDVTFRVEYMTRNQAIIKGTEFRLLADSPLNDLVQVPATAKTELGERARIKAAESLTELRKDRQEPSRFGVGHGMGMLEQPPKEVSYFELPGKVLHLDGDPGYLNKSLSLYEQLRIPAEGYHVREAEMASVLYRLLPRVRPNVVVVTGHDGVLKSLQTYDLHSLSSYKNSQNFVAAIRVARDYERHYDALTIVAGACQSHFEALLGAGANFASSPGRILIHALDPVYIAAKAALTSVRETINLGDVLHNTISGSQGLGGIETRGSLRIGMPRLQDLSTLKVTPSAI; encoded by the coding sequence GTGAATGTAGGAGATTTGGTCGTTCGAAGATCTTATGGCGGTGATGTGACTTTTCGAGTAGAGTATATGACGCGAAATCAGGCCATCATCAAAGGTACCGAATTTCGGCTGCTGGCGGATTCTCCGCTGAACGATCTGGTTCAGGTGCCGGCCACGGCCAAGACGGAGCTGGGGGAACGAGCGCGGATTAAAGCCGCCGAGTCGCTGACGGAGCTGAGAAAGGACCGGCAGGAGCCCAGCCGGTTCGGCGTCGGCCATGGGATGGGTATGTTGGAGCAGCCGCCGAAGGAAGTCTCTTACTTTGAGCTTCCCGGCAAGGTGCTGCATCTTGACGGCGATCCGGGTTATTTGAATAAAAGCCTCAGCCTGTATGAGCAGCTGCGAATTCCGGCCGAGGGATATCATGTTCGCGAAGCTGAGATGGCGTCGGTTTTATACCGCCTGCTGCCCAGGGTCCGTCCCAACGTCGTAGTGGTCACAGGTCATGACGGTGTGCTGAAGTCGCTGCAAACCTATGATCTGCACAGCTTAAGCAGCTACAAAAATTCGCAAAATTTCGTTGCCGCAATTCGTGTGGCCCGGGACTACGAACGCCACTACGACGCGCTGACAATTGTCGCCGGGGCCTGCCAGTCGCACTTTGAAGCGCTTCTTGGGGCCGGGGCGAACTTTGCAAGCTCGCCGGGACGTATCCTGATCCATGCTCTGGACCCGGTGTACATCGCGGCCAAGGCTGCTCTGACCTCCGTCAGGGAAACCATCAACCTCGGCGACGTGCTGCATAATACAATCAGCGGCAGCCAGGGGCTTGGCGGTATTGAAACACGCGGAAGCCTTCGGATCGGCATGCCGCGTCTGCAAGATCTTTCCACGCTGAAAGTGACGCCTTCCGCCATATAA
- the veg gene encoding biofilm formation stimulator Veg has translation MANNALLEIKRSLEAHVGSKITLRANGGRRKTVERTGVLEETYPSVFIVKLDQEQQSPGRVSYSYADILTESVEITVCEDDVQLPLLHAKA, from the coding sequence ATGGCTAATAACGCGCTATTGGAAATTAAACGCAGTCTCGAAGCTCATGTCGGTTCTAAGATTACGTTGCGAGCAAACGGTGGCCGGCGTAAAACGGTCGAGCGCACCGGTGTCCTGGAAGAAACGTACCCTTCTGTATTTATTGTCAAACTGGATCAGGAGCAGCAATCACCTGGGCGCGTCTCCTACAGCTATGCGGATATTCTAACCGAGTCCGTGGAGATTACAGTGTGTGAGGACGATGTTCAACTGCCGCTCTTGCATGCCAAAGCGTAA
- a CDS encoding small, acid-soluble spore protein, alpha/beta type translates to MSRRRRSMMSDELKTELAKELGFYDTVEREGWGGIRAKDAGNMVKRAIQLAEQAARKS, encoded by the coding sequence ATGAGCCGAAGAAGACGCAGCATGATGTCCGATGAGCTGAAGACGGAGCTGGCCAAGGAGCTAGGCTTCTATGACACCGTGGAGCGCGAAGGCTGGGGAGGAATCCGGGCGAAGGATGCCGGGAATATGGTGAAGCGGGCGATTCAGCTTGCCGAGCAGGCCGCGCGCAAATCCTAA
- the ispE gene encoding 4-(cytidine 5'-diphospho)-2-C-methyl-D-erythritol kinase, whose translation MKVYEKAPAKINLMLDVLHKRPDGFHEVEMIMTMVDLADRLELSELPRDTIIISSQAGYIPLDEKNLAFQAAKLLKERCGVERGVHIHLDKKIPVAAGLAGGSSDAAATLRGLNRLWRLGLSGEELQELGAELGSDVPFCVTGGTALATGRGEKLTPIASMPQCWVILVKPPINVSTAEVYGKLRANAITAHPSAQLMREAVEAGDFQAVCARLGNVLEDVTLKLHPEVQQLKEAMIRLGADGVLMSGSGPTVFGLVSKQSKVPRIYNGLRGFCKEVYAVRSLT comes from the coding sequence TTGAAAGTATATGAGAAAGCGCCGGCCAAAATCAATCTGATGCTGGATGTTCTGCACAAGCGGCCGGATGGATTTCACGAGGTGGAAATGATTATGACCATGGTCGATCTTGCGGACCGGCTGGAGCTGTCCGAGCTGCCGCGGGACACCATTATTATATCTAGCCAGGCGGGTTATATACCGCTGGATGAGAAGAATCTGGCTTTTCAGGCGGCGAAACTGCTGAAAGAGCGCTGCGGCGTAGAACGGGGCGTACATATCCATCTGGACAAAAAAATACCGGTCGCCGCCGGACTCGCCGGCGGAAGCAGCGACGCGGCGGCTACGCTGCGCGGTCTGAACCGGCTCTGGCGCCTGGGGCTCTCGGGCGAAGAGCTGCAGGAGCTTGGGGCCGAGCTCGGTTCGGACGTTCCCTTCTGCGTCACCGGCGGAACCGCGCTGGCCACGGGCAGGGGCGAGAAGCTTACACCGATCGCCAGCATGCCTCAGTGCTGGGTTATTCTCGTGAAGCCGCCGATTAATGTATCGACAGCCGAGGTGTACGGCAAGCTGCGGGCAAACGCCATAACCGCCCATCCGTCTGCGCAGCTTATGCGTGAGGCGGTAGAGGCCGGCGATTTCCAGGCCGTGTGCGCCCGGCTCGGGAACGTGCTGGAAGACGTGACACTGAAGCTTCATCCCGAGGTTCAGCAGCTCAAGGAAGCGATGATTCGGCTCGGCGCCGACGGCGTGCTGATGTCCGGCAGCGGACCAACTGTGTTCGGCCTTGTCTCCAAACAGTCCAAGGTGCCCAGAATTTATAACGGTCTACGCGGATTTTGCAAGGAAGTCTACGCCGTACGCTCGCTGACCTGA
- the purR gene encoding pur operon repressor encodes MKKLKRSQRLVDMTQFLLEKPHDLLPLSTFAERYGAAKSSISEDLAIIKEVFEGEGMGELQTHAGAAGGVKFIPRMPMEMALSFIQGLCSELEHSDRILPGGYLYMSDLLGQPSLMEQAGKIIATAFHDVPIDTVMTVETKGIPLAYATAAQLGLPVVLVRRDHKVTEGSAVSINYVSGSHKSIHTMSLSRRALKEKSRVLIVDDFMKAGGTVGGMVDLLGEFNAEVAGVGVLVESDAVESEERLLHDYVSLIRLGEVDSKERRISAYPGNFFSV; translated from the coding sequence GTGAAGAAACTTAAAAGAAGTCAGCGTTTAGTGGATATGACCCAATTTTTACTTGAAAAGCCGCATGATCTTCTGCCGCTGTCCACCTTTGCGGAGCGGTACGGAGCGGCCAAGTCCTCGATCAGCGAGGATCTGGCCATTATCAAAGAAGTGTTCGAGGGCGAAGGGATGGGAGAGCTTCAAACGCACGCGGGAGCGGCGGGAGGAGTGAAATTCATCCCCCGGATGCCAATGGAAATGGCGCTGTCATTTATTCAAGGACTATGCAGCGAACTGGAGCATAGCGACCGGATTTTGCCCGGAGGCTATTTATATATGTCGGACCTGCTCGGCCAGCCTTCTCTAATGGAGCAGGCGGGGAAGATTATCGCCACTGCATTTCATGACGTTCCGATCGACACCGTGATGACGGTGGAAACGAAAGGAATCCCACTCGCTTACGCGACGGCCGCGCAGCTTGGACTGCCGGTTGTGCTGGTGCGCCGGGACCATAAAGTGACGGAAGGGTCGGCGGTCAGCATCAACTATGTGTCGGGCTCCCATAAGAGCATCCATACGATGTCCCTGTCCAGGCGCGCGCTTAAGGAGAAGTCGCGGGTCCTGATTGTCGACGATTTTATGAAGGCGGGCGGAACGGTCGGGGGGATGGTTGATCTGCTCGGCGAATTTAACGCGGAAGTGGCCGGCGTCGGGGTACTGGTGGAATCGGATGCGGTGGAATCGGAAGAACGTCTGCTGCATGATTATGTCTCCCTGATCCGGCTGGGCGAAGTCGATTCGAAAGAGCGGCGCATCTCGGCGTATCCGGGCAATTTTTTCTCCGTTTAA
- the spoVG gene encoding septation regulator SpoVG, with translation MQITDVRLRRVNSEGRMKAIASITIDNEFVVHDIRVIDGNNGMFVAMPSKRTPDGEFRDIAHPISSGTREKIQTAVLAEYDRAATEEEVIEEGA, from the coding sequence ATGCAAATTACGGATGTCAGACTCCGCCGCGTCAATTCTGAGGGGAGAATGAAAGCAATCGCATCCATTACCATCGATAACGAGTTTGTTGTTCATGACATTCGCGTCATTGATGGCAACAATGGAATGTTTGTTGCAATGCCCAGCAAGCGTACGCCGGATGGGGAATTCCGTGACATCGCGCATCCGATTTCTTCCGGAACGCGTGAGAAGATCCAAACCGCGGTTCTTGCTGAATACGACCGCGCAGCTACGGAAGAAGAAGTGATCGAAGAAGGAGCATAA